The following DNA comes from Ornithobacterium rhinotracheale DSM 15997.
AGAGACTTTCTCCTCATTCAACTTTTGTACGAAACAGGAATTCGTCGCGCAGAGCTCATCGGTATAAACATCAGCGATATTGATTTTGAGCAGAAACAAATTAAGGTATTAGGAAAAAGAAATAAAGAGCGAATCATTCCGGTGAGAGATGAATTGTTGCAACATGTAAAGACCTTAATTCAAAACTCTCCATTTTCTAAAACTTGTGCAGCGTTGTTCACCACAGAAAGGGGGAAAAGAATTTATCCAAAACTTGTTTATAATATAGTAATTTCGTACCTTAGACTTGTAACCAATAAAAAAAAGGTGAGTCCGCATGTTTTAAGACATTCATTTGCTACAAATATGCTGAGTCACGGTGCAGAAATTAACGCAGTAAAGGAGATTTTGGGGCATAGTAGTTTAGCCTCGACTCAAGTTTATACGCATAATGATATTAATCAATTAAAAAAAGTGTTTAACAAAGCGCACCCGCGCGAAAAAAAGTAAAGATTATGAAAGTAAATTTGCAAGCAGTAAACTTCAACGCAAAAGATGAATTAGTTGAATTTGTAGAAGAGAAATTAGGAAAATTAGATCAATTTTACGATCAAATTGTGGCAGCAGATGTCTTCCTAAAATTGGATAACAATAATAGCAAAGAAAACAAAATAGTAGAGGTGAGACTTCAAGTGCCAGGTGATGATATCGTAGTTTCTAAAGATGGGCAAACATTTGAAGAAGTAATTAACCTTTCTGTGGATACACTTAAAAGGCTAGTTATCAAGAAAAAAGAAAAAATGACGAAAAAATAATTGAAAAAAATGAAATTTTTTCTCTAAAAAGTTTGTAGAATAAAAAATCGTTTATATATTTGCAGTCCGATTGATAAGGAAAAACAAATCAACGGACTGTTCTTTTAATTTTAGAATAAAGTTTAAAGAGAATTAATCGCCTCCATAGCTCAGTTGGCTAGAGCAGCTGATTTGTAATCAGCAGGTCGTGGGTTCGAGTCCCTCTGGAGGCTCTTAAACTTAATTTTTCGGGCAGATACTCAAGTGGCCAACGAGGGCAGACTGTAAATCTGCTGTCTTTCGACTTCGGAGGTTCGAATCCTTCTCTGCCCACAGATTTTTTAAAGGAAAGTAAAGTAAAAGGTATCTTTTATTTGCTTAAGTGAAGCAGTAATTATAATTTTGTAATTCAACTGCTTTTTTTTGATAAAAAGTCAACTGCGGGAGTAGCTCAATTGGTAGAGCTTCAGCCTTCCAAGCTGAATGTTGCGGGTTCGAGTCCCGTCTCCCGCTCAAAACTTTTGGCCGATGTAGCTCAGGGGTAGAGTGCTTCCTTGGTAAGGAAGAGGTCACGGGTTCAAATCCCGTCATTGGCTCAAATGTCGAATCAATTTAACACAAATAGAATTTAATTATTTAAGACATGGCAAAGGAAACTTTTAACAGAGACAAGCCGCATTTAAATATCGGTACTATCGGGCACGTTGACCACGGTAAGACTACTTTAACTGCTGCGATTACTAAAGTATTAGCTGATTTAGGTTATTCAGAAGCAAGAGCTTTTGATCAAATCGATAATGCTCCAGAAGAAAAAGAAAGAGGTATTACAATTAACTCTTCTCACGTAGAATATCAAACTGCAAACAGGCACTACGCTCACGTAGACTGTCCTGGTCACGCGGATTACGTTAAGAACATGGTTACTGGTGCTGCTCAGATGGATGGTGCTATCCTTGTGGTTGCTGCTACAGATGGTCCAATGCCTCAAACTAGAGAGCACATCTTATTA
Coding sequences within:
- the xerA gene encoding site-specific tyrosine recombinase/integron integrase — its product is MIENFLEYLSVERRYSKHTVESYQRDLVDFETYVQQIKKNWKNIDKKDLRNYLMQLSEAGNKPKTINRKMSAIRSFFKFLIYIDYISQNPASHIKSLKLPKEVNIPISESEIDQLLNRSFFDETWIGDRDFLLIQLLYETGIRRAELIGINISDIDFEQKQIKVLGKRNKERIIPVRDELLQHVKTLIQNSPFSKTCAALFTTERGKRIYPKLVYNIVISYLRLVTNKKKVSPHVLRHSFATNMLSHGAEINAVKEILGHSSLASTQVYTHNDINQLKKVFNKAHPREKK
- the hpf gene encoding ribosome hibernation-promoting factor, HPF/YfiA family, producing MKVNLQAVNFNAKDELVEFVEEKLGKLDQFYDQIVAADVFLKLDNNNSKENKIVEVRLQVPGDDIVVSKDGQTFEEVINLSVDTLKRLVIKKKEKMTKK